Within Lepus europaeus isolate LE1 chromosome 8, mLepTim1.pri, whole genome shotgun sequence, the genomic segment cagagtggacagtgagagagagagacagagagaaaggtcttcctttttgccgttggttcaccctccaatggccgctgtggctggcgcatctcgctgatccgaagccaggagccaggttcttctcctggtctcccatgcgggtgcagggcccaaggatttgggccatcctccactgccttccccgggccatagcagagagctggcctggaagaggggcaaccgggatagaatccggcgccccaacagggattagaacccggtgtgccggaaccgcaaggtggaggattagcctgttaagccacagcgccggcctaaactaTTATTTATAAAAGTAAACAATGGAAGCCAGTTACACAGCCAATAGTGAAAGGAATGATGAAACAACATATTTATGTCTATACCACACCATTACAACTGTTTATCAAAGAATACTTAATGATCCTTAATCAGCCCCAACAGGACGTTTGTCAAAAAAGGGGCAGGAGGCGgctttgtggcatggtgggtaatatgctatctgcaatgccagcatctcatatcttGCATGGcctagatgctctacttccaatccaggtccttacaaatgtgcctgagaaagcagctgaagatggcccaactgcttcactctctgtacccatttgggagactcaaATGGGGCTCTTGCCTCCTAGTTTTTCTGTTccatccccagccactgtggacatttggggagtgaaccagcagatggaagatctctctctctctctctctctctctctctctctctaagtgtgtgtgtgtgtgtctttcaagtaaataaaataaatcttttaaaaaaagaaaacagaggggcAAAGAAGATAAGGGGAATAAAATAACATTATTCTcatgcaataaaaaagaaatataaagtagGATTAAATGGCTTTAATGTATGTCAGAATGTATATTGAGCATAAGGTTATTTtgtaagggaaaaaagaaaaaaacatttgggaCATGGCTGGCACACCAATGCAATTATATTTAACAACACcaccgggccggcgctgtgcctcaataggctagtcctctgcctgcagcgctggcacaccgggttctagtcctggtcggggcgccaaattctgtcccagttgcccctcttccaggtcagctctctgctatgacctgggaaggcagtggaggatggcccaagtccttgggccctgcacccgcatgggagaccaggagaagaacctggctcctggctttggatcagcgccagccgtggcggccattggagggtgaaccaatggcaaaggaagacctttctctctgtctctctctttcactgtgcactctgcctgtcaaaaaataataaataaaaaaaagaaaaaacaacaccaCCTCTATACCAAGAAATGGATAAGTGGTAAATTTTgtctttcatacacacacacacacacacatataaataaacatgcatatatatataaatcatagcactatattatatataataaaacataatatataataatcatattattttatgtaatgtattatatatatatatatatactattccAATAATTCCTAATAATACTGAATACTTTCTTTGTTGCTTGCACCAATCCTTTCACTAGTGTTTGTTGTGTTGtagctttgtttctttcttcacaGGAAATGGAAGACTTTGTGCAGAGTTCTGGAGAAGAGGGAGTTGTACTGTTTTCCCTGGGGTCCATGATCAGTAACCTGACAGAAGAAAGGACCAATGTGATTGCATCAGCACTTGCCCAGCTTCCGCAGAAGGTTAGAAAAGTGCCCTAGTGGACAGTTACTAAACAAGCCTCTTAAACTTTGCACAGGGTCTGATTACAGACTTCTTTGGTGAAAGGCAAACAGTGATAACAGCTCTACTTCTTCAGATATCAGTTTAAAACCAAAAATGCTACAGTAGTACAGATGACTttgctatttttgttttcctcagaaatatatttaaaatatttggtacAAAGCTTTAGTATTATATAAAGAATGTAGGTAGGTACACAGAAATCCTATTTTATTCTGTCCTTTGCTCTTTCTCTTCCAGGAATGTTGAATCTATTCTACACACTAAAAGTGCTATTAGAAAGAATTTAAATGTTAATTGCAAACTGCCTCTGCACACTGAACATAAGTAGGTGTTGAGAAAATTCTGAATTGCATCATGCAGTTTGGACTTCTTAAGTAATTCTGGCTTATTTATTTCCCCTAATTTGGGGATAGGTTTATTCAGGGTGCTATTCACAAGTCTgttgagagaaaggaagacagtaTTGCCAGTCTTGTCACTCAGCCAAGTACATTTAGAGAAATCCCAGCCTGTCCCCTAGTACTGGACCCTGTCAGTGTCTGAATAAGAAAGATGTAGAAGAAAGGGTGCAGGGAGGCCCCGCTCTGGAGGTGAACCCTATCAGCCCCTAATCCACCTCTCCCTCCTGCATAGAGGGAGAAGAGAATGTGAGGAGTCCAACAGAAGAAAGTATGGACTAGAAAGAGGTTCAAATGTCCCCAACTCATAAAATACACTAAGGCCTACTTGTCTAATGCACATAATATAGCAGTTAGCTCTGAGTATTTATGAATTAGTTTTATCTGATATAAACTGTGGACACCATCTGTGTTagttgtatgtttattttatgcTGAGAACCTGAAATTACTTTTAATAATCACAGAACAAATATAACTGAAACACTCATATTGTATGCTCCAGTTGTGAGAATTGCTTGGAGATGCAAAAACCAGTACTTTACTGGAATGGTGGTAGTTTGGGTATAGAAGAGCATATTAAaaagtattcattaaataaaaatttaaaacatgactCTCAGTGTTTGTAGTGCATTGTGGAAGAATTAACTTGAAGAGAATTTAGCATCATCACTGCTTTGGATTTCTTTCAACTGCCATATTACTTATGAATCAGCTATTTTTTCCTActcaaaatatttccatttcaagtaataattataatactttgaattcatttaaaaatgaataatactttgaattcatttaaaaattcattgaaaattctTCTGGAAAAAAGTGCTTAATAATTTGTAatttagaatgagtatatataGTTCATAGTTCACAGTTATCACACATTTCTGAttatacagaatttttttattcaCCAAAAGATGTCCAATCCTAATGATACTTTACTTAGTAGTGATATAAAAGtcaacataggccggcgccgtggctcaacaggctaatcctccgccttgcggcgccggcacaccgggttctagtcctggtctgggcaccgatcctgtcccagttgcccctcttccaggccagctctctgctgtggccagggagtgcagtggagcatggcccaagtccttgggtcctgtaccccatgggagaccaggagaagcacctggctcctgccatcgtatcagcgcggtgcgccggctgcagcgcgcctaccgcggcggccattggagggtgaaccaacggcaaaaggaagacctttctctctgtctctctctcactgtccactctgcctgtcaaaaaaaataaaataaaataaaagtcaacataaagcataaagaaactctcatttcattttcttaattaaaaatcttTGTGTTTGGTTGGAGGAAGTTTATGATGGGAaaagcagctataatccaaaagttgtacttttgaaatttatatttattaaataaaagttgaaaaaaaaaagctttgtgtTAAACTTGAAAAATGAAGCTAATAGAGAAAAGTACATATACTTTACAAAGTAGAGTTCACTGGACCTGAGTTATTCTTCTTTGCACTAGAATTAAAATACTTGAATTGGCCATTCATGATCTTACTTAACCAAGGCACTATAGGTGAAAGATTatgaatgtgtcacatgcctgttttcaagtaaaaatatacaaaaaatgttGTTACTTTACTTACCTCAAATTTTTAATAGTTCTCATAACTTCCCCGTATTCTCATTTCCTTGTCTTTCTTATGGAAGGCAATGATAACTCGGTGATCACTCATTCTCAATAGAATGCTAACATGGCCTAATTTGAAATTCAATTCATAAAAtaggtattttatttatctaacagGTTATTTGGAGATTTCATGGCAAGAAACCAGAAAACTTAGGACCCAATACTCAAATCTATAAGTGGGTCCCCCAGAATGACGTTCTTGGTAAGTATCTTGAGAACAAACAGTGAAATGATGAGTAACAGTCATTCAGGCTGATAATTGATCACCAGGAATCTTGATGCTAATTTATTATGTACAAGCTCAAGATCAAACACCAGTCTTATTCGAAATGTAGTAAACTTTAACACGACATTTTATTGTACACTCACAATGTTTTTTTATGTAGTTACCTCTCACAGAGAAGTTTGAAAAATGTCCTACATTGCTTTTGTcctaatttatttattacttCTGTCTGTTCCCTAATGTAAGTATTAACAAACTACACTCAAAAGTAATATACATTATTGGTATGAATGACTACATTTTTCATGATATAAAATCCATGTATTTAATGTTAAATGATAACACATGTCAAGATGAAGTGTGGTCTCCTTTTCCACTGTTTCCACTGTTGTTACCGTGCCTCTCCTGGCTGTGCTGGATATTTCACATATTATATCTTTTAGAAAAAGTGTTTTCACATGCACTCAGCTTCTTTTTTAGAATATGAAGTTTGTCTTATCCAAAACATGCTCTTTCTCTATGTCCACTTGTTAATCTTTTGTTCAATGCTCAAGTCTTGTATATGGCCTTCAATCAGCTCTCCAGTGTACCTACGTGTCTCTTCCTCTTGATTTGAAAGCAATTTTTATGTAGTTTTATGGCACTCATGATCTAGAGATCACTGTTAGCTATAGTGTCTCATACTGTGCATTTTTCATATAATTGCTAACACTTATACTTAATAATCTTATTGAAATCCCTCAATCCTAGGTCATCCAAAAACCAAAGCTTTTGTAACTCATGGTGGAGCCAATGGCATCTATGAGGCAATCCACCATGGCATCCCTATGGTGGGCCTTCCTTTGTTTGGGGAACAACCTGATAATGTTGCATACATGACAGCCAAGGGGGCAGCCATTAGGCTGAACTGGAAAACAATGTCAAGTGCAGATTTGCTCAATGCCTTGAAGACAGTCATTCATGACCCTTCGTGAGtattactttatttaaaacaaCAGATTATTTATACATAAATTTTCACCTGAAGGCCAAGGGGGCGTCAGTTGACTTTGGACATGAATATAATGTTgcatacatattttctttaagcTGGAAGGCAATCATCAATAAATGATTAGGAGTTTCACTATAAGTTTTAGTTTGTTTTAGTAAAAGAATTTGTCAGATATTTTTGGATAgtgcagaaattttgaaatagtcCATAAATGGAATGACAATTATCACTGAAGATAACAGCAAAAGTattaaaagaaagtttttaaaagtcaGGTGAAGCATAATGTAAAAACATGCCTCTCCagtatatagtattttttttataaaattaatatatacaatgctgagaaataaaaaaaattcttaattagtTGACACATTGAATGTGTATGATATGACacaccttttttaaagatttatttatttatttgaaaagcagatttatgcagaggcagaggcagagagagagatcttccacctgttggttcattccccaagtggccgcaatggctacagcagggcctatccgaagccaggagccaggagcttcttccaggtctcccacatgagtgcaggggcccaagcacttgggccatcttccactgctttcccaggccatagcaaagaactggttgggaagtgggacagctgggattccaaatggcacccataagggatgccagcactgcaggcagtggctttacccactattgcTGCAGGACCAGCCCCTGACACACACTTTATTAGTTCTTTGCATCATTATATAACTTCTTCATTATagtctttctctattgtattacatacacatatatgaatTGCACTTCTCTGAAATATCCTTCCCATTGTGCTTTTTAAACAACAAGAAGGGTAATCCCCTCCACTGCTATTCCTTCCATGTCATACTATCCCTCTTCGTAGTTTAGATTTAATCAGCAATAGCCCTACGTGCACTCTTCATCTTTGTCTGTATGACCAATATCCTTCATCATTTCAACACTAGATACAAATGTAATTGCAATGTCTCAAAGTAAAATGTCGAACACTCTCCAGAATCTGATATCAcaacaccaaaaagaaaacatttgctgTCTACTAAATGATAAGAATAATTGAAAGTATTCTAAGAATCAATACATTATTCCTCACAACATTAGAATGAGAAAGGCATTATCCCTATCCATTCTACTTACGGATATGAAACTAGGAacagagaaattaataaaaaggatAAGGCAGTATCAGAGTCAAGGTTCAAAACAAGGCAAGTTACTGTGATACTTTCACAGTTTTATCATTAATCCACTGATATAATATCAGTATTTCGATTACAGTTGGTAATAATCTTGTCAGCGTTTCCCAGACATGCACCTGAGCTTCGCTATGGACCTGCCTTCTATCTGAAATTGTTTAAGTATTTTGAACCTTGTGTATCAGGGCTATTCAAAATTCCTACTGTATAATGCAAGTTCAACATTTCCAGtgatttttgattgtttttgtattttccttttcctgcATTTAGGACTCAATGACCCCATTTTCTAGGATGAACTGTTAGAAATATTTGTTCTTTCTCTTATTCTCTACACCTCTTGAGATTATATGCCTCCAATAAATTCTAGACTATCATCTAAGATCTTTGTGATAATCACCAaaggaaataattatttcttcCATATTTACATGACACTCATTTTATCATCTGTATGAAACTTTcacaattatataattttatttatataatgtgcTTTCTATTTGATTTTCCTTCAGCTATAAAGATAATGTCATGGAGTTATCACGAATTCACCACGATCAGCCCACAAAGCCCCTGGATCGAGCAGTCTTCTGGATCGAGTATGTCATGCGCCACAAAGGGGCCAAGCACCTTAGGGTTGCAGCCCACGACCTCACCTGGTACCAGTACCACTCCTTGGATGTGATTGCTTTCCTGCTGGCCTGTGTGACAACCATTATTTTCCTTGtcataaaaacttatttatttgcttatcaaAATCTCACTAAAACAGCAAAGAATAAAAAGGGAGATAAAAAGGGAGATTAGAGTCTTTTCATACCCAAGGCTAGCAGCCAAGATATGTAAGACTGTTTCATTTAGTGCAAACACTGTGGATCAAGATTTGGCAAAACTGTCCTGCGCATTTTATGGTATCTGTGCCTTTCTGATGCATCCAAATAAAGTACTATTGATTGAACATTAAGGAATGTTCATAAATTCTCATGCAATTCCACTTTAATGCTGACTTATTATTCTATCATAAACCTGTCCtcccaaaaggaaaataagacaCATTGGAACGTCAAGTTATTGGTTTGAATATAGCAAGAAAGTTTTTTGTGCATATTCAGAAACAACCCTATATTTATCTAAAATACAACCAAGTAGAATATCTGTGTCCCTGTCAAAGAAAACTGATCAGACTGTTGTTAAAATTGACAAGATAATTTATTCAGACTACTGCAGTATGTAAAAAGGATTCCTATGTATAAAGACCTCAACACTAAccatgagaaaatatttattttaaagaaataaaaaatgagcacTGAGTAGTTAAGAAGTATGTCCTCCAAAAGGGACTATTTAACAttatgataattgaaaattactAAAGTGATTTGTTAAGGTGAGGTTTATaatgtatgttttaaaatttggcaAGATTGCATTTTCTTGAACAAAGACTGAGAATGGAGTCTGGCTTTACGTTACTGCCATAATCCATGCAGATGGAAATGAGGTTATACTTGGGGAAATATCTTATCTGAGTGTTTAGGCATGTCTTTATCCTATCTGGAGGTTATAGTTCCAGTATCTCATGAAATACTAaatatattatcatttatttttttgctttaaaattatcGAATGCTCATCACATGTCTCCTATTTAAGTCCTTGCAATCTAGTAAATATATggtaagaaaaaggaaagatttttccaCACGAGGCCTTGAATATACTTGGGTTACATTGAATGACCTTATGCAACTAGATAGTATAGTACAAAATAATTCCCTTTAGTTAAGAACATTGGCTTGATCCCAGTAAGTTTATTCTATTCCATATACACATAATAATGTTAGATTTTCCCTCTCCTGTCTTAAGAcctctaatgattttttttctcttaaagattttttatttgaaagtcagaattacagagagagagagaaggagagacagagaggaatggtcatccattggttcactccctaaatggtcacaacggctgaaACTAGGCTGgttggaagccagcagccaggagcttctgctgggtcttcttcctgggttcagggcccaaagacttgggccatcttctgctggtttcccaggtgcattaggtgggagctggatcagaaatggatcagatGGGtattgaatcggcacccatatgcagTGCAAGCACCACAgctggtggcttttacccactatgtcacagcatcgGACTACTTTCTTGtcttaaaagactttatttacttgaaaggcagaatcacagagagaggaaaagacaaacaGGTAAAGAATCTTCagtccactgatccactccccagatcactgcaatggccaggactgtgccaggctgaagctaggaatctggagtttcttctgggtcttgcacatgagcAGGGCCCCAAGATCTTGgatcatctcccattgctttcccagatacattagcaaggagctggatcagaagtggtacagctggtctcaaaccagcacccatataggatggtggcttcagaagtggcagcttaaccaactataTCACAATGTTGACCCTGAGACCTCCCGTTTCCTAGCCTTGCCTTGTTATGGCAGATATGTCCAACTCCTTTAATATCTATAATAACTaggatataaaataataaattttaatatgttttatatgttctttcctcaaaatatataaaaaaggaaacagtagATAATGATCCAAGTATTATGCACAGCAATTTTTAAAACCTATTCTAGATGAAgtcttttaaatggaaaaaactcCTCACTTCTTGCCTTTAAATACTGTTAACCATGGCCTTGGAAATCAGAATACCAATTGTAAAgcatacaaaggaaaaaaatggaagataaaCACAATGTTTTGTGTGATACGATACATATTTAAATAGctcaaaggaagagagacagatttatcatttttgtaaaataacaaaaatgtttaCAGCACTTTCTACACTACTAAATTACTTTTAGtaacaaatattaatgaaattaattACAATAATAATGTCTAGTTAATAggtaatattttcctttattaaactTTTGATATATAACCAAGCCActataaaacaaaatagacattatgtagtaaaatttaaaagaagaaaagtgtaggagtcactgtgtacttacaactcatgtgggatctgtccttaatgtgttgtctaatgagcagtgatgctataactagtactgaaacagtatttttacactttgtgtttctgtgtgggtgcaaactgatgaaatctttactaattatatacagaatcaatcctctgtatataaagataattggaaatgaaaaaaaaaactggtgttaaattggaaatggcatagaaaattaattaatttttattaaacttttatttaatgaatataaatttccaaagtacagcttatgggttacaatggcttccccctccataacttccctcccacccgcaaccctcccctttcccgctccctctccccttccattcacatcacgattcattttcaattcaattcaatttcaatttttttaaaaaatattatgtaccgcggcggccattggagggtgaaccaacggcgaaaaggaagacctttctctctatctctctctctcactgtccactctgcctgtcaaaaagaaaaaaaaaatattatgtaggatctctgtctttaatgtgctgtacactgttatttaatgctataactagtactccaatagtattttttctcattttgtgttgctatatgggggcaaactgctgaaatctttacctaatatatactaaactgatcctctgtatataaagagaattggagaGTGAGCAATCATGTTAAAAATTCTTTCTATCCCCCTATTTTTCTCAAATGAATATAAGCAATtaagtttttttaacttttatttaataaaaataaatttccaaagtacagcttttggattacagtgggtttttccccccataaaaaccctcccacccgcaaccatcccatctcatgctccctctcccatcccattcacatcaagattcattttcaattgtctttatatacagaagatcaatttagtgtatacgaagtctagatttcaacagtttgcacccacacagaaacacaaaatgtatagttataccgttaattcacatagtacaacacattaaggacagagatcctacatggggagtaagtgcacagtgactcctgttgttgatttaacaattgacactcttgtttatggca encodes:
- the LOC133765695 gene encoding UDP-glucuronosyltransferase 2B14-like isoform X2, which codes for MWESAGVAYGVQPLDEFKHNPGRTCPERSRGRPVKFYELVGKADLWLIRSYWDLEFPRPTLPNIHFVGGLHCKPAQPLPKEMEDFVQSSGEEGVVLFSLGSMISNLTEERTNVIASALAQLPQKVIWRFHGKKPENLGPNTQIYKWVPQNDVLGHPKTKAFVTHGGANGIYEAIHHGIPMVGLPLFGEQPDNVAYMTAKGAAIRLNWKTMSSADLLNALKTVIHDPSYKDNVMELSRIHHDQPTKPLDRAVFWIEYVMRHKGAKHLRVAAHDLTWYQYHSLDVIAFLLACVTTIIFLVIKTYLFAYQNLTKTAKNKKGDKKGD